A portion of the uncultured Bacteroides sp. genome contains these proteins:
- a CDS encoding head GIN domain-containing protein: protein MKTGMKLLSVTLFLVGLLTSCTILGDSIKPSKNYITRKYKVKEFNKIDVSTVGDVFFTQSTDGTTSVQIYGPDNIIALMQVEVKDNTLILNTEKHNKIRNLKKMKITISSPALIGLYFKGVGDISIEDSLVTSDLEIESKGVGNVKVHSVQCEKLKVSSMGVGNVELQGLAKEAFFASKGVGDIEAVNLKAQSVEASSQGVGNISCYATESLSASVKGVGSINYKGMPKEKNFNKGGIGTIKAF from the coding sequence ATGAAAACAGGAATGAAACTTTTATCGGTAACGCTTTTTCTAGTAGGATTGCTCACTAGTTGTACCATCTTAGGTGATAGCATAAAACCTAGTAAGAATTATATCACTCGAAAGTATAAAGTAAAAGAGTTCAATAAGATTGACGTCAGTACTGTGGGTGACGTATTCTTTACTCAATCTACAGACGGAACGACTTCTGTGCAAATCTATGGTCCTGATAACATTATTGCTCTCATGCAGGTTGAGGTGAAGGATAATACATTGATTTTAAATACAGAGAAGCACAATAAAATAAGGAACTTAAAGAAAATGAAGATTACGATAAGTTCTCCCGCCTTGATCGGGCTTTATTTTAAAGGTGTTGGCGATATTTCCATTGAAGATAGCCTTGTAACTTCTGACTTGGAAATTGAAAGTAAGGGAGTTGGCAATGTAAAGGTACATTCCGTGCAATGCGAAAAACTTAAAGTCAGTTCGATGGGGGTTGGTAATGTGGAATTGCAAGGTTTGGCAAAGGAGGCGTTTTTTGCTTCTAAAGGTGTGGGTGATATAGAAGCGGTGAATCTAAAGGCGCAATCTGTAGAGGCTTCCTCTCAAGGAGTTGGGAATATCTCTTGCTATGCTACAGAGTCATTGTCGGCTTCGGTGAAAGGTGTTGGCAGTATTAATTATAAAGGTATGCCTAAAGAAAAGAATTTCAATAAAGGTGGCATCGGTACAATAAAAGCATTTTAA
- the speA gene encoding biosynthetic arginine decarboxylase has translation MRKWRIEDSEELYNITGWGTSYFGINEKGHVVVTPRKDGVGVDLKELVDELQLRDVAAPMLIRFPDILDNRIEKTARCFEQAAEEYSYKAQNFIIYPIKVNQMRPVVEEIISHGKKFNLGLEAGSKPELHAVIAVNTDSDSLIICNGYKDESYIELALLAQKMGKRIFLVVEKLNELKLIAKIAKQLNIRPNIGIRIKLASSGSGKWEESGGDASKFGLTSSELLEALDFLEKKEMKECLKLIHFHIGSQVTKIRRIKTALREASQFYVQLHAMGFKIEFVDIGGGLGVDYDGTRSSNSESSVNYSIQEYVNDSISTLVDVSDKNGIPHPNIITESGRALTAHHSVLIFEVLETTTLPEWDDDIVVTEKDHELVQDLYSIWDTLNQNKMLEAWHDAQQIREEALDLFSHGIVDLKTRAQIERLYWSITREINQIASGLKHAPDEFRGLSKLLADKYFCNFSLFQSLPDSWAIDQIFPIMPIQRLDEKPDRSATLQDVTCDSDGKIANFISTKNASHYLPVHSLKNKEAYYLGAFLVGAYQEILGDMHNLFGDTNAVHVSVNDKGYNIEQIIDGETVAEVLDYVQYSPKKLVRTLETWVTKSVKEGKITVEEGKEFLSNYRSGLYGYTYLE, from the coding sequence ATGAGAAAATGGCGTATTGAAGATTCGGAGGAACTTTACAACATTACTGGTTGGGGAACCTCGTACTTTGGTATTAATGAAAAAGGGCATGTTGTAGTCACTCCTCGCAAGGATGGAGTTGGAGTTGATTTAAAAGAATTGGTTGATGAATTGCAGTTGCGTGATGTAGCTGCTCCTATGCTGATACGTTTTCCGGATATATTGGACAATCGTATCGAGAAAACAGCCCGTTGCTTTGAACAAGCAGCCGAAGAGTACAGTTACAAGGCCCAGAACTTTATAATTTATCCGATCAAGGTAAATCAAATGCGTCCGGTTGTTGAAGAAATTATCAGTCATGGAAAGAAATTTAATTTAGGCTTAGAAGCCGGCTCAAAGCCCGAACTTCATGCCGTGATAGCTGTTAACACAGATTCTGATTCTTTAATCATTTGCAATGGATATAAAGATGAAAGTTACATAGAGTTAGCACTTCTAGCGCAGAAAATGGGGAAAAGAATTTTTCTTGTTGTTGAGAAGCTCAATGAACTAAAATTGATAGCTAAGATAGCCAAACAATTAAATATAAGACCTAACATTGGTATACGCATTAAATTAGCTTCATCTGGTAGTGGCAAATGGGAAGAATCAGGAGGAGATGCCAGTAAATTTGGCCTCACATCAAGTGAATTACTTGAAGCGCTTGATTTCCTGGAAAAGAAAGAAATGAAAGAATGTCTGAAGTTAATTCACTTCCACATTGGCAGTCAGGTTACAAAAATTCGTCGCATCAAAACAGCATTAAGAGAAGCCTCTCAGTTTTATGTACAACTTCATGCTATGGGATTCAAAATCGAATTCGTTGATATTGGAGGAGGACTAGGCGTTGATTATGACGGTACCCGCTCATCAAATAGTGAAAGTAGCGTTAATTACTCCATCCAAGAATATGTAAACGACTCTATCTCTACTCTTGTTGACGTAAGTGACAAAAATGGAATACCGCATCCAAATATCATCACCGAAAGTGGACGAGCACTGACTGCTCATCATTCGGTGCTTATATTTGAAGTATTGGAAACAACTACATTACCTGAATGGGATGATGATATAGTAGTGACAGAGAAAGATCATGAGCTAGTACAAGATCTCTATAGTATTTGGGACACGCTAAATCAGAATAAAATGTTGGAAGCATGGCACGATGCACAGCAAATACGAGAAGAAGCTTTGGATCTTTTCAGCCATGGTATAGTAGATTTAAAAACGCGTGCGCAAATAGAACGATTGTATTGGTCGATCACCCGTGAAATAAACCAAATAGCCTCAGGGCTGAAACATGCTCCGGATGAGTTTCGAGGTTTATCCAAGCTATTAGCAGATAAATATTTTTGTAATTTCTCTTTATTCCAGTCCTTGCCGGACTCTTGGGCTATAGACCAAATATTTCCGATAATGCCTATACAGCGGCTGGATGAGAAACCAGACCGTTCAGCCACTTTGCAGGATGTAACATGTGATTCTGATGGGAAAATAGCGAACTTTATTTCTACAAAAAATGCGTCTCACTATCTTCCTGTACATAGTTTAAAGAACAAAGAAGCTTATTATTTAGGGGCGTTCTTGGTAGGAGCCTATCAAGAGATCTTAGGTGACATGCATAATCTGTTTGGAGATACTAACGCAGTGCATGTGTCTGTGAATGATAAAGGTTACAACATAGAACAGATTATTGATGGAGAGACAGTGGCAGAGGTCCTAGATTACGTGCAATATAGCCCAAAGAAGCTTGTCCGTACATTAGAGACTTGGGTCACAAAATCGGTAAAAGAAGGGAAAATAACAGTGGAAGAAGGGAAGGAATTCTTATCTAACTATCGCTCCGGACTTTATGGATATACCTACTTGGAATAA
- the rimP gene encoding ribosome assembly cofactor RimP yields MIEKKTVCQIVEEWLEEKDYFLVEVTVSSDDKIVVEIDHAEGVWIEDCVELSRFIESKLNREETDYELEVGSAGIGQPFKVLQQYHIHIGSDVEVLTKDGRKLTGILKEADEEKFVVEVRKKVKTEGSKRPKLQEEDETFTYPEIKYTKYLISFK; encoded by the coding sequence ATGATAGAAAAAAAAACTGTTTGCCAAATTGTTGAGGAATGGCTTGAAGAAAAAGACTACTTTCTGGTAGAAGTAACTGTTAGCTCTGACGATAAAATTGTCGTTGAAATAGATCATGCAGAAGGAGTCTGGATTGAAGACTGCGTAGAGCTAAGCCGATTCATAGAGTCTAAACTTAATCGTGAAGAAACTGATTATGAGCTAGAAGTGGGATCTGCTGGTATAGGGCAACCTTTCAAAGTACTTCAGCAATATCATATTCATATTGGAAGTGATGTGGAAGTGTTGACTAAAGATGGGCGTAAACTGACGGGGATTTTGAAAGAAGCTGATGAAGAAAAGTTTGTGGTTGAGGTGCGAAAAAAAGTAAAAACAGAAGGAAGCAAACGTCCTAAGCTACAAGAAGAGGATGAAACTTTCACTTATCCTGAGATAAAATACACTAAATACTTAATTAGTTTTAAATAA
- the argB gene encoding acetylglutamate kinase: MKKKLTVIKVGGKIVEEESSLNSLLTDFAKIEGCKILVHGGGRSATKIASQLGIESKMVNGRRITDAETLKVVTMVYGGLVNKNIVAGLQSRGVNALGLTGADMNIIQSKKRPAKDVDYGFVGDVENVDTAILTELLEKGIVPVLAPLTHDGKGNILNTNADTIAGETAKALALNFDVTLIYCFEKKGVLRDETDNDSVIPFITRSDFEAYVASGIIQGGMIPKLENAFNALDSGVSEIVITLASTINSIEGTRIKK; this comes from the coding sequence ATGAAGAAGAAACTAACAGTGATTAAAGTAGGTGGAAAAATTGTAGAAGAAGAATCTTCGCTAAATAGTTTGCTGACTGATTTCGCAAAAATAGAAGGTTGCAAGATATTGGTACACGGAGGCGGACGTTCGGCGACGAAAATAGCCTCACAGCTGGGCATTGAAAGCAAAATGGTGAATGGCAGGCGCATTACAGATGCCGAAACACTAAAAGTGGTAACAATGGTATATGGGGGACTTGTGAACAAGAACATTGTGGCCGGCTTACAAAGCAGAGGGGTAAATGCCCTAGGCCTCACCGGAGCCGACATGAATATTATCCAATCGAAAAAACGTCCGGCTAAAGATGTCGACTATGGTTTTGTGGGCGATGTAGAAAACGTTGACACAGCTATACTTACCGAGTTACTAGAAAAAGGTATTGTACCTGTTTTAGCGCCATTAACCCATGATGGTAAGGGAAATATCTTGAATACCAATGCAGATACTATTGCCGGAGAAACAGCAAAAGCACTTGCTCTAAACTTTGACGTAACTCTAATTTATTGTTTCGAGAAGAAAGGTGTGCTTCGTGATGAAACGGATAATGACAGTGTTATTCCTTTTATAACCCGATCTGATTTTGAAGCATACGTGGCTAGTGGAATAATTCAGGGAGGAATGATACCAAAACTAGAAAACGCTTTCAATGCTCTAGATTCAGGAGTTTCAGAGATTGTTATTACTCTGGCATCTACTATAAATTCCATTGAAGGAACACGAATTAAAAAATAA
- a CDS encoding RNA polymerase sigma factor, which produces MQEISFRDDILPLKDKLFRLALRITLDRAEAEDVVQDTMIRVWNKREEWSQFESIEAYCLVIAKNLAIDRSQKKEAQNVELTPDLEEAYDASGPYDQLVNEEQMKLIHQLINDLPEKQRLIMQLRDIEGETYKEIANILNLTEEQVKVNLFRARQKVKQRYTEIEEYGL; this is translated from the coding sequence ATGCAAGAAATTAGCTTCCGGGATGACATACTGCCTTTGAAAGATAAACTCTTTCGGTTAGCGCTCAGAATTACCCTCGACAGAGCCGAGGCTGAGGATGTCGTACAAGATACGATGATTCGGGTATGGAATAAACGCGAAGAATGGTCTCAGTTTGAATCAATTGAAGCTTACTGCTTGGTAATTGCTAAAAACTTAGCAATTGACCGCAGCCAAAAAAAAGAAGCTCAAAACGTAGAACTGACTCCCGATCTAGAAGAAGCTTATGACGCATCCGGTCCTTATGACCAATTGGTTAATGAAGAACAAATGAAACTCATTCATCAGTTGATCAACGATCTTCCTGAAAAGCAAAGACTGATTATGCAGTTAAGAGATATTGAAGGAGAAACGTATAAAGAAATTGCGAACATATTGAATCTAACAGAGGAACAAGTTAAAGTAAACCTCTTTAGAGCAAGGCAAAAAGTAAAACAACGGTATACTGAAATAGAAGAATATGGATTATAG
- a CDS encoding head GIN domain-containing protein, whose translation MKQKLYSSVVLAMLLFISSCTQAQRVVGSGNLVTKGVRVEGFNSLKLQGSPDVIYMQTSGKPSVELYGSDNIVNLLEVRTENGILLIKFKDNVNILNRGKLEVRVSGPSLEQINIQGSGDVLLVNGMKSDKGIAFSIQGSGDIEGKGIKCPLLSLSVRGSGDIDLSEVSSRRTDVKIAGSGDISLSGRSQEVDLGVSGSGDINAAGLMGQKVLAKISGSGDISCYATDYLTGSVSGSGDVGYKGNPRIEFSKKGLHKL comes from the coding sequence ATGAAACAGAAGTTGTATTCTAGTGTAGTGTTAGCTATGCTGTTATTTATTTCATCATGTACGCAGGCCCAAAGGGTTGTGGGGAGTGGTAACCTTGTTACTAAAGGGGTTAGAGTGGAGGGCTTCAATAGTTTGAAACTTCAGGGAAGCCCCGATGTAATTTATATGCAAACGTCTGGTAAGCCTTCGGTAGAACTGTACGGCTCTGATAATATTGTGAATCTCTTAGAGGTAAGAACCGAGAATGGCATCTTACTGATTAAATTTAAAGATAACGTGAACATACTTAATCGAGGAAAGTTAGAAGTCCGGGTGTCAGGGCCATCCCTAGAGCAAATAAATATTCAAGGATCGGGAGATGTTTTGCTAGTTAATGGGATGAAAAGTGACAAAGGCATCGCGTTCTCTATTCAAGGTTCGGGCGACATTGAGGGTAAAGGCATTAAGTGTCCTCTTCTGTCACTGTCAGTAAGAGGCTCAGGTGATATTGATTTGAGTGAGGTAAGTAGCCGCCGGACCGATGTGAAGATAGCTGGCTCTGGAGATATTTCATTAAGCGGAAGATCTCAGGAAGTAGATTTAGGTGTTTCTGGCTCGGGCGATATCAATGCTGCGGGATTAATGGGGCAGAAAGTTTTGGCCAAGATTAGTGGCTCGGGCGATATATCGTGTTATGCTACTGACTATCTAACGGGAAGCGTAAGCGGTAGTGGTGATGTGGGTTATAAAGGAAATCCAAGAATCGAATTCTCTAAAAAGGGATTGCATAAATTATAA
- a CDS encoding SprT family zinc-dependent metalloprotease, whose protein sequence is MDKVIEDKELGRLIVRINSRAKRLIFRTKNNEITVTVPPRTSQKEVEAAVEQLRAKLLASKDKLSNSLINLDYKINTEYFKLSLIRGNRDQFLAHSELGEMQIICPPSADFADEKLQTWLRKVIEEALRRNAKIILPPRLYMLAEQNKLRYKSVKINSSRGRWGSCSAQKSINLSYFLVLLPQHLIDYVLLHELCHTREMNHGERFWDLLNSFTDGEALILREELKKYKTDI, encoded by the coding sequence TTGGATAAAGTAATAGAAGACAAAGAACTAGGACGCCTAATAGTACGCATAAATTCGCGTGCCAAGCGACTTATTTTTCGCACCAAGAACAATGAGATTACCGTCACAGTTCCTCCTCGAACTTCACAAAAAGAAGTAGAAGCTGCCGTAGAACAACTCCGTGCCAAGCTATTAGCTTCTAAAGACAAACTCTCAAATTCTTTAATTAACCTTGATTATAAGATTAATACTGAGTATTTCAAACTATCCTTGATCAGAGGTAATCGTGATCAATTCCTTGCTCACTCAGAATTGGGAGAGATGCAGATCATTTGCCCACCTAGTGCGGATTTTGCAGACGAGAAGCTACAGACTTGGTTACGTAAAGTAATAGAAGAAGCCTTGCGTAGAAATGCCAAAATCATTCTTCCACCCAGGCTCTATATGCTTGCCGAACAAAACAAATTACGTTATAAAAGTGTGAAGATCAATTCTAGTCGTGGCCGGTGGGGTAGTTGTTCCGCCCAAAAAAGCATTAATCTCTCCTACTTTTTAGTCCTTTTACCTCAGCATTTAATAGACTATGTACTTTTGCATGAACTCTGTCACACAAGAGAGATGAACCACGGTGAACGATTTTGGGATTTGCTCAATAGCTTCACTGACGGAGAAGCATTGATCCTGCGCGAAGAGCTTAAGAAGTATAAGACAGATATTTAG
- a CDS encoding DUF4252 domain-containing protein translates to MTLLSVFVSAQDFATRFLAEHKTDTNLSCVTISPKMMEEILKNDSEKDESVLEIISNLKSMQMLTSKVKGKTYYNEALKVVEKNSDRFEPFLSFRDKSENCQIMVRKKNEAIVELVMLMHEKSHFMVINFTGIMSADFISKLANSMK, encoded by the coding sequence ATGACATTATTGTCTGTCTTCGTATCAGCACAAGACTTTGCCACTCGCTTTTTGGCGGAACATAAAACAGATACAAATCTGTCTTGCGTTACAATCAGCCCGAAAATGATGGAAGAGATACTAAAAAATGATTCTGAAAAAGACGAAAGCGTTTTGGAGATAATATCAAACCTAAAAAGCATGCAGATGCTTACCTCTAAAGTGAAAGGGAAAACCTATTATAATGAAGCTTTAAAGGTGGTAGAGAAGAACTCTGATAGATTTGAACCGTTTCTTTCTTTCCGTGATAAGTCAGAAAATTGCCAGATTATGGTAAGAAAGAAAAATGAAGCGATTGTTGAGTTAGTTATGCTCATGCACGAGAAAAGCCATTTTATGGTAATCAATTTCACTGGCATTATGAGCGCCGATTTCATTTCGAAATTAGCTAATTCTATGAAATAA